In the Streptomyces sp. 3214.6 genome, ACGTCTACCGCTCCTCCGGCCCCGGCGGCCAGGGCGTGAACACCACCGACTCCGCGGTGCGCCTCACCCACCTGCCCACTGGCATCGTCGTCTCCTGCCAGAACGAGCGGTCGCAGATCCAGAACAAGGCGACCGCGATGAACGTGCTCCAGGCGAAGCTGCTGGAGCGGCAGCGCCAGGAGGAGCGGGCCAAGATGGACGCCCTCAAGGACGGCGGCAGCTCCTGGGGCAACCAGATGCGTTCATATGTCCTGCACCCGTACCAGATGGTGAAGGACCTGCGCACCGAGTTCGAGGTCGGTAACCCCGAGGCCGTGTTCAACGGTGAGATCGACGGGTTCCTGGAAGCCGGAATTCGCTGGCGCAAGCAGCAAGAGAAGTAGTTTTGTCGACAAGGTAACCGCCCCTGAAACAGGGGCGGTTACCTTTTACGTCACATTCACAGCACCACCATCGCGCAAAGCGCCCCGACTTGGACATTGCGTGCGCAACGACCTTGACGCTGCTTTGAAAAATGGGGAAGGTGCAGTGTGGCATGCGTATCTCCGGGGCGCATGTGAACCGGGGGACTTCAGCTACATATCGGCTACCTCCGTCGATCACGGCCCCGGGCGCGGCCTCATCGACGATTCAGCTACTGGGGGTAGCAACCATATGACCAAGAAGACGCGGATCCGGGTCGCGCGCATAGCCGCCGGCGCCGTGATCGCCGCGGGCGCCTCGCTGACGGTCGCCGGCGTTGCCTCGGCCGCCGGTGACGAGGGTGGCCTCAGCGGCCTTGTGTCGACGTCCGGCGAAGGCAAAGTCACCCCGCAGACGGGCGGAGAGCCCTGCCCGATCGGGATCTGCACCGACGGCGGCACGTCGACGGGTACGTCCACCGGTACCTCGACGGGTACGTCCGAGGGCACGTCGACGGGCACCTCGTCCGGTACGTCCACGGGTACCTCGGAGGGCACGTCCACCGGTACCTCGACCGGCACGTCCTCGGGTACCTCCACCGGTACCTCGGCGGGCACGTCGACCGGCACCTCGTCCGGTACGTCCACGGGCACCTCGGAGGGCACGTCCACCGGTACCTCGACCGGCACGTCCTCGGGTACCTCGACGGGTACCTCGGCGGGCACGTCCACCGGTACCTCGGCGGGCACGTCCACGGGTACCTCGGCGGGCACGTCCACCGGTACCTCGGCGGGCACGTCCACGGGCACCTCGACCGGCACGTCCACCGGTACCTCGGCGGGCACGTCTTCCGGCACCTCGACCGGTACTTCCGCCGGCACGTCCACCGGTACCTCGTCCGGTACCTCGACGGGTAACACGTCCTCGGGTTCGTCCTCGGAGGGCAACACCTCCTCGGGTTCGTCCTCCGAGGGCAGCACCACCGCCGGTTCGACCTCGGCCGGCAGCGCCTCCGCCGGTACGGGTACCGACACCGACGGCGCCTCCACCCAGGAGGTGGGCAGCTCCGCGCTGACCGACACCTCCGAAGCGGCCGCGCAGGGCGGTGGCAAGGAGCTCGCCGAGACCGGTGCCGGACAGACCATGTTCCTGCTCATCGGCGCCGCCACGATGATCGCCGGCGGCATCGGCTTCCGCGTGCTGCCGCGCCTCGTGGAGGGCCGCGGCGGGGCCGCTGCCTGACGGTAGGTAGTCGCACCCGTACGTGACGTACGCACCAAGGGGCCCGGAGCAGCAGCTCCGGGCCCCTTCGCGTGTCCCGCCGCGGGTTACGCGGTCTGGTGTGCCAGCAGCGCGAACGCCGCCACCAGCACCGCCAGCAGCGCGATCAGCGCCATGGGGTTCAGCCCCGCGAAGAAGTTCTCTTGTTGCTGCAGCCGCTCGCGGTTCGCGCGGCACACCGGGCACCGGCCCTCGCTCACGGGCGCGGCGCAGTTAGCGCACACCAGCCGGTCGTACGTCATGCGCTCGCCCTCCTTGCACCGGTTCCATGGACACAACGCTTACGGGAACGCGAACGTTCCCCTACCACTCTGCCAGGTTCCTGGGGAGGGTGCGCGGCTCACTCCGAGACGCCCGGGCATACAAAGTGCCGTACAAAAACGCACAAGCCCCGCCCAACCCCTCCCGACGCCTGCGCCGCACTCCCCGGTTCGCGTATGGTCACGCTCATCTACCCCCGGCGACCCGTGGTGCATCCGTGATCCGATTCGACAACGTCTCCAAGGTCTACCCCAAGCAGACCCGCCCCGCACTCAGGGATGTCTCCCTGGAGGTGGAGAAGGGCGAGTTCGTGTTCCTCGTGGGATCCTCCGGCTCCGGAAAGTCCACCTTCCTGCGGCTGGTCCTGCGCGAGGAGCGCACCAGCCACGGCCAGGTGCACGTCCTGGGCAAGGACCTCGCGCGCCTGTCCAACTGGAAGGTGCCGCAGATGCGCCGCCAGCTGGGGACGGTGTTCCAGGACTTCCGGCTGCTGCCCAACAAGACGGTGGCGGAGAACGTCGCCTTCGCGCAGGAGGTCATCGGCAAGTCGAAGGGCGAGATCCGCAAGTCCGTGCCGCAGGTGCTCGACCTCGTCGGGCTGGGCGGCAAGGAGGACCGGATGCCCGGTGAGCTCTCCGGTGGTGAGCAGCAGCGCGTCGCCATCGCGCGTGCCTTCGTGAACCGGCCCAAGCTGCTGATCGCCGACGAGCCCACCGGCAACCTCGACCCGCAGACCTCCGTCGGCATCATGAAGCTGCTCGACCGGATCAACCGGACGGGAACGACCGTGCTGATGGCCACGCACGACCAGAACATCGTGGACCAGATGCGCAAGCGCGTCATCGAGCTGGAGCAGGGCCGCCTCGTCCGCGACCAGGCGCGCGGCGTCTACGGCTACCAGCACTGACCCGCCCCGCCATCGCCCCCGCCCTCGCGGACGTCCCCGGAAAGGCCTGAACAACTCGCCATGCGCGCCCAGTTCGTACTGTCGGAGATCGGTGTGGGTCTCCGCCGCAACCTGACGATGACCTTCGCCGTCGTCGTCTCCGTCGCCCTGTCCCTGGCGCTCTTCGGCGGGTCGCTCCTGATGAGCGACCAGGTCAGCACGATGAAGGGCTACTGGTACGACAAGGTCAACGTCTCGATCTTCCTCTGCAACAAGAGTGACGCCGAGTCGGACCCCAACTGCGCCAAGGGTGCGGTCACCGCGGACCAGAAGAAGCAGATCAAGTCCGACCTGGACAAGATGGGCGTCGTCGAGAAGGTGACGTACGAGTCGCAGGACGAGGCCTACAAGCACTACAAGGAGCAGTTCGGCGACTCCCCGCTGGCCAGCTCCCTCACGCCGGACCAGATGCAGGAGTCGTACCGCATCAAGCTGAAGGACCCGGAGAAGTACCAGGTCATCGCGACCGCCTTCGACGGGCGGGACGGCGTGCAGTCGGTGCAGGACCAGAAGGGCATCCTGGACAACCTCTTCGGGCTGCTCAACGGCATGAACTGGGCGGCGCGGGCGGTGATGGCGCTGATGCTGGTGGTCGCGCTGATGCTGATCGTCAACACCGTGCGTGTCTCGGCCTTCAGCCGGCGGCGCGAGACGGGCATCATGCGGCTCGTCGGCGCCTCCGGGTTCTACATCCAGGCGCCGTTCATCGCCGAGGCCGCGGTCGCCGGACTCATCGGCGGGACGGTCGCCTGCGGATTCCTGGTGATCGCCCGGTACTTCATCATCGACAACGGCCTGGCCCTCTCCGAGAAGCTGAACCTGATCAACTTCATCGGCTGGGACGCCGTGTTGACGAAGCTCCCGCTCATCCTCGCCACCAGCCTGCTGATGCCCGCTTTGGCCGCTTTCTTCGCTCTGCGCAAGTACCTGAAGGTGTGACGCACGCCCCGCGGGCCGTACGGTCAACCGACCGTGCGGCCCTTTGCGTTCCCCTAGACTCACCGCCATGTCAGGCCGAGACCTGTTCTGTCAGCCCCGCCGTTTCGGCCGCGGGGCCGCCCTGACATTGGTGTTCGCGAGCGTCCTCGTCGCCGGTGCGGCGACCGGCTCGCTGCCGCAGGAACTGGGCGGCGGGCGCAGGAGCGCGGGCGCCGCGGGCAGTGTGACCCCCTCCACCGCCCCCGCCGGACACTTCGAGGACGTGACGCGGGCCGCCGAGGAGGCCGCAGCCGACGGCAAGTCCCCGATGGAGGCCGCCGAGCGTGCCGTCAGCCGCAGCGGGGACCGTTGGGCGGCCGTCTACTCCGAGGGCGAGTACGAGGAGTTCGAGAAGTCCCTCGACGGCCGGTACACCGGCGTCGGCCTGGAGGCGCGGCGCGAGCGGGACGGCCGCATCGAGGTCACCAAGGTGCAGTCCGGCTCACCCGCCGCCGAAGCCGGACTCCGCGCGGGCGACTGGCTGAGCAGTGTCGACGGGCGGCCCGTGGACGGGCTCCCGGTCACCGACGTCGTCTCCTTACTGCGCGGCGACGCCAAGGACGCGTCCGCCGGCACCACCGTCCGGCTCGGTCTGCGGCGCGGCACGCGCGCGTGGAGCGAGACCCTGCGCCGGGCCCTGCTGTCCACGGACTCCGTCACCGTGCACCGGCTCGCCGACGGCATCACCGTCATCACCGTCGCCGCGTTCACCAAGGGCGTCGGCGACAGCGTGCGCACCGCCGTCCGCCGGGCGCCGGCCGACGCCGGGATCGTCCTGGATCTGCGCGGCAACTCCGGCGGCCTGGTCACCGAGGCCGTCACCGCCGCCTCCGCGTTCCTCGACGGCGGCCTCGTCGCCACCTACGACGTCGACGGCGAGCAGCGCGCGCTGCACGCCGAGGCCGGCGGCGACACCACCAGACCCCTGGTCGCGGTCGTCGACGGCGGCACGATGAGCGCGGCCGAGCTGCTCACCGGCGCCCTCCAGGACCGCGGTCGCGCGGTCGTCGTGGGCTCCCGCACCTTCGGCAAGGGCTCGGTCCAGATGCCGAACCGGCTGCCCGACGGCTCGGTCGCCGAGCTCACCGTCGGCCACTACCGCACCCCCGCCGGCCACAGCGTCGACGGCCACGGCATCACCCCTGACCTGGAAGCGGACACCGGGGCGCTGAAGCGCGCGGAGGCCGTGCTGAGCGGTCTCGGGGACGGTTCGTAATCGGCTTTCCCTCATACCCCTGCGAGGTGCGAAAATGGCGGGACTATGAGCAAGGGAATGTACGTACCGAAGGAGTCCCAGCCGAAGCAGGGTGGGGCGGCCGCGTCCGGCAAGGTCAAGGACGGCAAGCGGAAGATCGTCGCGCAGAACAAGAAGGCCCGGCACGACTACGCGATCATCGACGTCTACGAGGCCGGGCTCGTCCTCACCGGCACCGAGGTGAAGTCGCTGCGCCAGGGCCGGGCCTCGCTGACCGACGGCTTCGTCCAGATCGAGGGGAACGAGGCGTGGCTGCACGCCGCCCACATCCCCGAGTACAGCCAGGGCAGCTGGACCAACCACTCCGCGCGCCGCAAGCGCAAGCTGCTGCTGCACCGCGAGGAGATCGACAAGCTGGCGGTGAAGTCGGAGGAGACGGGCCACACGATCGTGCCCCTCGCCCTGTACTTCAAGGACGGCCGGGCGAAGGCCGAGATCGCGCTGGCGCGCGGCAAGAAGGAGTACGACAAGCGTCAGACCCTGCGCGAGAAGCAGGACCGCCGGGAGACGGACCGGGCGATCGCGGCGGCGAAGCGGAAGCAGCGGCACGCGTAGCCGCGGGGAATACGGTGGCATCGGTGTGCGTTGGTCACGTACGATGGCACAAGCACCCCACGGCGGGTGCGAAACCTCTTCGGAGGGCTTGAAAAATCAACATGGGGATGATCGGTTTCGACAGCGGCTGTTGAAGCAGGGGAAGCGTGTCGAGGAAGCGGCAATGATCTCGTAAACCATATGTCGCAAAAAATAATCGCCAATACCAAGAGCGATTCCCAGTCCTACGCCCTCGCTGCCTAATAAGCAGTGATGTAGGACCCTAAAGGGTGTCAGCCCGGGAGTGTTCCCGGCCCGGATCCTGGCATAATCTAGGGAACTAAACCATCTGGCCCGGTCACGGGGTCGGATGGGAAATCAAACAGTGACTGGGCCCGTCGGCGACTTGTTCGCGTGATCACCGGGGCCGAGAAAATCACAGCGAACTGCACACGGAGAAGCCCTGATTCTGCACCGTTGGACGCGGGTTCGATTCCCGCCATCTCCACTCATCCCATGTGAACAGAAGACCCCGCCCCTTTCGAGGAGCGGGGTCTTCTGCTGTGTACGACGACGTCGGCGCCTCATCCGAGGGTGCGGGGGGCCGTGCTCGCGCGGGGGGTCAGGTGGGGTGGGAGGAGGGTCGCCTGGGGGACCTGCTCGTTGTCCAGTTTTCGCATCAGGAGGTTCACCGCCTGCTCGCCGATCTCCGTGGACGGCAGGGCGATCGATGTGACGGGGACGCGGAGGGTGGAGGCGAGTTCGTCGGGGCAGATCGCCGTCACCGACAGGTCGCCGGGGATGCGCAGGCCGAGTTGCTCGAACGCGTCGATCAGGGGCTCCAGGATCGCCTCGTTGTGGACGACGACGCCCGTCAGCGCCGGCTGTTCGCGCAGGAGCTGCTCCGCGACGTGGCGGGCCGCGGCCGGGGTCGCCTCGCAGGGGTGGACCGCGGAGGCGAGGCCGGCGCGGTCTGCGGCCGCGGTGAAACCCTGGACCACGCGCTGGGCGAACGCCGTCGCGCGCACGTACACCTCCGGT is a window encoding:
- a CDS encoding LPXTG cell wall anchor domain-containing protein: MGSSALTDTSEAAAQGGGKELAETGAGQTMFLLIGAATMIAGGIGFRVLPRLVEGRGGAAA
- the ftsE gene encoding cell division ATP-binding protein FtsE, encoding MIRFDNVSKVYPKQTRPALRDVSLEVEKGEFVFLVGSSGSGKSTFLRLVLREERTSHGQVHVLGKDLARLSNWKVPQMRRQLGTVFQDFRLLPNKTVAENVAFAQEVIGKSKGEIRKSVPQVLDLVGLGGKEDRMPGELSGGEQQRVAIARAFVNRPKLLIADEPTGNLDPQTSVGIMKLLDRINRTGTTVLMATHDQNIVDQMRKRVIELEQGRLVRDQARGVYGYQH
- the ftsX gene encoding permease-like cell division protein FtsX; its protein translation is MRAQFVLSEIGVGLRRNLTMTFAVVVSVALSLALFGGSLLMSDQVSTMKGYWYDKVNVSIFLCNKSDAESDPNCAKGAVTADQKKQIKSDLDKMGVVEKVTYESQDEAYKHYKEQFGDSPLASSLTPDQMQESYRIKLKDPEKYQVIATAFDGRDGVQSVQDQKGILDNLFGLLNGMNWAARAVMALMLVVALMLIVNTVRVSAFSRRRETGIMRLVGASGFYIQAPFIAEAAVAGLIGGTVACGFLVIARYFIIDNGLALSEKLNLINFIGWDAVLTKLPLILATSLLMPALAAFFALRKYLKV
- a CDS encoding S41 family peptidase codes for the protein MSGRDLFCQPRRFGRGAALTLVFASVLVAGAATGSLPQELGGGRRSAGAAGSVTPSTAPAGHFEDVTRAAEEAAADGKSPMEAAERAVSRSGDRWAAVYSEGEYEEFEKSLDGRYTGVGLEARRERDGRIEVTKVQSGSPAAEAGLRAGDWLSSVDGRPVDGLPVTDVVSLLRGDAKDASAGTTVRLGLRRGTRAWSETLRRALLSTDSVTVHRLADGITVITVAAFTKGVGDSVRTAVRRAPADAGIVLDLRGNSGGLVTEAVTAASAFLDGGLVATYDVDGEQRALHAEAGGDTTRPLVAVVDGGTMSAAELLTGALQDRGRAVVVGSRTFGKGSVQMPNRLPDGSVAELTVGHYRTPAGHSVDGHGITPDLEADTGALKRAEAVLSGLGDGS
- the smpB gene encoding SsrA-binding protein SmpB, whose translation is MSKGMYVPKESQPKQGGAAASGKVKDGKRKIVAQNKKARHDYAIIDVYEAGLVLTGTEVKSLRQGRASLTDGFVQIEGNEAWLHAAHIPEYSQGSWTNHSARRKRKLLLHREEIDKLAVKSEETGHTIVPLALYFKDGRAKAEIALARGKKEYDKRQTLREKQDRRETDRAIAAAKRKQRHA